One Bradyrhizobium diazoefficiens DNA window includes the following coding sequences:
- a CDS encoding DUF3126 family protein, producing MDVKEVRKLDAYLKRVFGNPKIRVVPRPKKDDSAEVYIGEEFIGVLFVDDEDDDRSFQFQMAILEDDLVDQE from the coding sequence GTGGACGTCAAAGAAGTCAGAAAGCTAGATGCGTATCTGAAGCGCGTATTCGGCAATCCCAAGATCCGCGTCGTGCCGCGGCCGAAGAAGGATGATTCCGCCGAGGTCTATATCGGCGAGGAGTTCATCGGCGTGCTGTTCGTCGACGACGAGGACGATGATCGCTCGTTCCAGTTCCAGATGGCGATCCTCGAGGACGATCTCGTCGATCAGGAATAG
- the cysE gene encoding serine O-acetyltransferase, with protein MAVHQVNPGGKLASLDPIWDRIRGEAEDIVHREPELATFIYSTVLHHSRLEDAVIHRVADRLDHAALSGDLVRQTYDEALRDEPDLGNAFRADLVAVYDRDPATSRFIDPLLYFKGFHAIQTHRLAHWLWLKGRKDFAYYLQSRASAVFQTDINPAARIGRGIFLDHATGFVCGETAVIEDDVSILHGVTLGGTGKENEDRHPKIRHGVLIGAGAKILGNIEIGHCARIAAGSVVVKAVPHNVTVAGVPAKIVGEAGCAEPSRTMDQMINAMGL; from the coding sequence ATGGCAGTGCATCAGGTCAATCCGGGAGGAAAGCTCGCATCGCTCGATCCGATCTGGGATCGGATCCGGGGCGAAGCGGAGGACATCGTCCATCGCGAGCCCGAGCTTGCGACCTTCATCTATTCGACGGTGCTGCATCACAGCCGCCTCGAGGATGCGGTGATCCACCGTGTCGCCGACCGGCTCGATCACGCCGCGCTGTCGGGCGACCTCGTACGTCAGACCTATGACGAGGCGCTGCGCGACGAGCCCGACCTCGGCAATGCCTTCCGCGCCGATCTCGTCGCCGTTTACGACCGCGATCCCGCGACCTCGCGCTTCATCGATCCCTTGCTCTACTTCAAGGGCTTTCACGCCATCCAGACCCATCGTCTCGCGCACTGGCTCTGGCTGAAGGGCCGCAAGGATTTCGCGTACTATCTCCAGAGCCGCGCCTCCGCGGTGTTCCAGACCGACATCAATCCCGCAGCGCGCATCGGCCGCGGCATCTTCCTCGACCACGCCACCGGCTTCGTCTGCGGTGAGACCGCGGTGATCGAGGACGACGTCTCGATCCTGCACGGCGTCACGCTCGGCGGCACCGGCAAGGAGAACGAGGACCGTCATCCGAAGATTCGTCATGGCGTGCTGATCGGTGCCGGCGCAAAGATCCTCGGCAACATCGAGATCGGCCATTGCGCGCGCATTGCCGCCGGCTCGGTCGTGGTCAAGGCGGTGCCCCACAATGTCACGGTCGCGGGCGTGCCGGCCAAGATCGTCGGCGAGGCCGGCTGCGCCGAGCCGTCGCGCACCATGGATCAGATGATCAACGCCATGGGACTTTGA